A single Sphingopyxis chilensis DNA region contains:
- a CDS encoding SRPBCC family protein, protein MKPTKKTRRTDHAERLIAAPLVDVFAAFTSADKLARWLPPEGATGTFEHVDLSAGGGFLMRLTFDDADVETKSDDDSDVVEVYIPTLDDGRLIVWEVEFESDDPRFSGTMAMHWYLSRQGGGTLVTIDAHHVPPGISAKDHLEGLNSSLANLAALVESRA, encoded by the coding sequence TTGAAACCGACCAAGAAGACGCGGCGCACCGATCATGCCGAACGGCTGATCGCGGCGCCGCTGGTCGATGTGTTCGCGGCGTTCACGAGCGCCGACAAGCTGGCGCGCTGGTTGCCGCCCGAGGGGGCGACGGGAACGTTCGAGCATGTCGACTTGAGTGCAGGCGGGGGCTTTCTGATGCGGCTCACCTTCGATGACGCCGATGTCGAAACCAAAAGCGACGACGACAGCGATGTCGTCGAGGTCTATATCCCGACGCTCGATGACGGGCGGCTGATCGTCTGGGAGGTCGAATTCGAATCCGACGACCCGCGCTTTTCGGGGACGATGGCGATGCACTGGTATCTGTCGCGGCAGGGTGGCGGCACGCTGGTGACGATCGACGCGCACCATGTGCCGCCGGGAATTTCGGCGAAAGATCACCTCGAGGGATTGAACAGCTCGCTGGCCAATCTGGCGGCGCTGGTGGAAAGTCGCGCGTAA
- a CDS encoding holin family protein, with amino-acid sequence MSIIEGLIGPIAKLIDKIIPDPEARDRAKLELLKMEGSQEMEAIRTRMTAIVAEANSADPWTSRARPSFLYVMYALLLWAIPMGLIAAARPEMAKGIADGMNAYLAGIPEPLYALFGTGYLGYTAARAWGKAKGVES; translated from the coding sequence ATGAGCATCATCGAAGGCCTGATCGGCCCCATCGCCAAGCTGATCGACAAGATCATCCCCGACCCCGAGGCGCGCGACCGCGCCAAGCTCGAACTGCTGAAAATGGAAGGAAGCCAGGAAATGGAAGCGATCCGCACCCGGATGACCGCGATCGTCGCCGAGGCGAACAGCGCCGACCCGTGGACCAGCCGCGCGCGGCCGAGCTTCCTCTATGTCATGTACGCGCTCTTGCTCTGGGCGATCCCGATGGGGCTGATCGCCGCCGCGCGGCCCGAGATGGCGAAGGGCATCGCCGATGGCATGAACGCCTATCTCGCCGGAATCCCGGAGCCGCTCTACGCGCTCTTCGGCACGGGCTATCTGGGCTACACCGCCGCGCGGGCGTGGGGGAAAGCGAAGGGGGTGGAGAGCTGA
- a CDS encoding glycoside hydrolase family 108 protein has protein sequence MPRPDPLASDADALIDAVIDREGRYVNHPADRGGPTCWGITQAVARAEGYAGSMRDLPRAEAASIYRRLYWLRPGFDRVALRAPQIAAELFDTGVNMGTGTAAGFLQRALNALNRAARDYPDIAVDRDIGPRTLSALDGFLKARGKSGETVLLRAMEALQGERYIALAERRPSQEAFLYGWLANRVGEG, from the coding sequence ATGCCACGACCCGACCCACTCGCCAGCGACGCCGACGCGTTGATCGACGCCGTCATCGACCGCGAAGGCCGATATGTAAACCACCCCGCCGACCGCGGCGGCCCCACTTGCTGGGGGATCACCCAGGCCGTCGCACGGGCCGAAGGCTATGCGGGCAGCATGCGCGACCTGCCGCGCGCCGAGGCGGCATCGATCTATCGCCGCCTCTATTGGCTGCGCCCCGGTTTCGACCGGGTCGCGCTGCGCGCGCCGCAGATCGCCGCCGAACTGTTCGACACCGGCGTCAACATGGGCACGGGCACCGCGGCGGGTTTTCTCCAACGCGCGCTCAACGCGCTCAACCGCGCCGCGCGCGACTATCCCGACATCGCGGTCGACCGCGACATCGGCCCGCGCACGCTGTCGGCGCTCGACGGCTTTCTGAAAGCGCGCGGCAAGAGCGGTGAAACCGTCCTCCTCCGCGCGATGGAGGCGTTGCAGGGCGAACGCTACATCGCGCTCGCCGAACGCCGCCCGAGCCAGGAGGCCTTTCTCTACGGCTGGCTCGCAAACCGCGTCGGAGAGGGGTGA
- a CDS encoding EF-hand domain-containing protein gives MKTAILIAASVALSLPTLAAAQQPKDGGRMFAMVDANGDGKLDRAEVTSMMEKRAERRGDASLKSPEKIDAFIKRADANGDGAVDKAELAAMRKARAAPPAPAE, from the coding sequence GTGAAGACAGCTATTTTGATTGCCGCCTCGGTCGCGCTTTCGCTGCCGACGCTTGCCGCGGCGCAACAGCCGAAGGACGGCGGACGGATGTTCGCGATGGTCGACGCCAATGGCGACGGCAAGCTCGACAGGGCCGAAGTCACCAGCATGATGGAAAAGCGCGCCGAGCGACGCGGCGACGCGAGCCTGAAGAGCCCGGAAAAGATCGACGCCTTCATCAAGCGCGCCGATGCCAACGGCGACGGCGCGGTGGACAAGGCCGAACTGGCGGCGATGCGCAAGGCGCGCGCCGCACCGCCGGCGCCGGCTGAGTAA
- the alaS gene encoding alanine--tRNA ligase, whose amino-acid sequence MTSTNDIRRSFLDYFGGTGHHIEPSAPLVPYNDPTLMFVNAGMVPFKNVFTGLEKRPYSTAVSAQKCVRAGGKHNDLDNVGYTARHHTFFEMLGNFSFGDYFKEQAIHHAWTLITKTWGLAPEKLTATVYHTDDEAFDLWKKIAGLPDERIIRIATSDNFWSMGDTGPCGPCSEIFYDHGDHIWGGPPGSPEEDGDRFVEIWNLVFMQYEQQPGGERVDLPRPSIDTGMGLERVAAVLQGVHDNYDTDTFKALIAASVDLTGIPAEGATQASHRVIADHLRASSFLVADGVLPSNEGRGYVLRRIMRRAMRHAHLLGAKDPLMHRLLPSLTAEMGAAYPELIRAQPLIAETLEREETKFRQTLDKGLKLLDEATAGMGKGDTLAGEVAFKLYDTFGFPYDLTEDALRANDIAVDRAGFDAAMAQQRAAARAAWKGSGEKASDEIWFDLAETNGSTEFTGYTSTAGEATVIGLVKDGKPVDEVQAGDAVVVLTNQTPFYGESGGQMGDAGTIATLEGAKASVSDTGKPLGRLHTHQAKLEAGTLKVGDTVQLTVDAERRDRIRANHSATHLLHAALRNRLGGHVTQKGSLVAEDRFRFDFSHPKALTGEEIAQIEADVNAQIRGNEAVSTRLMTPDDAVAAGALALFGEKYGDEVRVLSMGKATDTHYSVELCGGTHVRALGDIALFKIVSESAVSSGVRRIEALTGEAARQWLNGRDEALKTAAAALKTSPDDVPARVAALADALKKAERELADAKKALAMGGGGGAANGAPAVEQVGDTAFLAQVVDGLDPKELRGTVDGLKKQVGSGVAMLVAVNDGRASVAVGVTDDKTGSHSAVDLVKAAVAALGGQGGGGRPDMAQGGGPDGGAANDAVAAVKAALA is encoded by the coding sequence ATGACATCGACCAACGACATTCGCCGTTCGTTCCTCGACTATTTCGGGGGGACGGGCCACCATATCGAACCGTCGGCGCCGCTGGTGCCGTACAACGACCCGACGCTGATGTTCGTCAACGCGGGCATGGTGCCGTTCAAGAATGTCTTCACCGGGCTGGAGAAGCGCCCCTACAGCACCGCGGTATCGGCGCAGAAGTGCGTCCGCGCGGGTGGCAAGCACAATGATCTCGACAATGTCGGCTATACGGCGCGGCACCATACTTTCTTTGAAATGCTGGGGAATTTCTCCTTCGGCGACTATTTCAAGGAGCAGGCGATCCACCACGCCTGGACGCTGATCACCAAGACCTGGGGTTTGGCGCCCGAGAAGCTGACGGCGACCGTTTACCACACCGATGACGAGGCGTTCGACCTGTGGAAGAAGATCGCCGGCCTGCCCGACGAGCGCATCATCCGTATCGCGACGAGCGATAATTTCTGGTCGATGGGCGACACCGGCCCGTGCGGGCCGTGCAGCGAAATCTTCTATGACCATGGCGACCATATCTGGGGCGGCCCGCCGGGATCGCCGGAGGAAGACGGCGACCGCTTCGTCGAGATCTGGAACCTGGTGTTCATGCAATATGAGCAGCAGCCGGGTGGCGAGCGCGTCGATCTGCCGCGGCCGAGCATCGACACCGGCATGGGCCTGGAGCGCGTCGCGGCGGTGCTGCAGGGCGTCCACGACAATTATGACACCGACACCTTCAAGGCGCTGATCGCGGCGTCGGTCGACCTGACCGGGATTCCGGCCGAGGGCGCGACGCAGGCCAGCCACCGCGTGATCGCCGATCACCTGCGCGCATCGAGCTTCCTCGTCGCCGACGGCGTGCTGCCGTCGAACGAGGGGCGCGGTTATGTGCTGCGCCGGATCATGCGCCGCGCGATGCGCCACGCGCATCTGCTCGGCGCGAAAGACCCGCTGATGCACCGGCTGCTGCCGTCGCTGACCGCCGAGATGGGCGCCGCCTATCCCGAGCTGATCCGCGCGCAGCCGCTGATCGCCGAGACGCTCGAGCGCGAGGAAACGAAATTCCGCCAGACGCTCGACAAGGGGCTGAAGCTGCTCGACGAGGCGACCGCCGGCATGGGCAAGGGCGATACGCTGGCGGGCGAGGTCGCCTTCAAGCTCTATGACACCTTTGGCTTCCCCTACGACCTGACCGAGGATGCGCTGCGCGCGAATGATATCGCGGTCGACCGTGCGGGTTTCGACGCCGCGATGGCGCAGCAAAGGGCGGCGGCGCGCGCGGCGTGGAAGGGCAGCGGCGAAAAGGCGTCGGACGAAATCTGGTTCGACCTGGCCGAAACCAACGGCAGCACCGAATTCACCGGCTATACTTCGACCGCGGGCGAGGCGACGGTCATCGGCCTCGTCAAGGATGGCAAGCCGGTCGACGAGGTCCAGGCGGGCGACGCGGTGGTGGTGCTGACCAACCAGACGCCTTTCTATGGCGAGAGCGGCGGCCAGATGGGCGATGCGGGGACAATCGCGACGCTCGAAGGCGCGAAGGCGTCGGTGAGCGATACCGGCAAGCCGCTCGGCCGCCTGCACACGCATCAGGCGAAGCTGGAAGCGGGAACGCTGAAGGTCGGCGACACGGTGCAACTGACGGTCGATGCCGAACGCCGCGATCGCATCCGCGCCAATCACAGCGCGACGCACCTGCTGCACGCGGCGCTGCGGAATCGGCTCGGCGGGCATGTGACGCAGAAGGGCAGCCTCGTTGCCGAAGACCGTTTCCGTTTCGACTTCTCGCATCCCAAGGCGCTGACCGGGGAAGAAATTGCGCAGATAGAGGCGGATGTGAACGCGCAGATTCGCGGTAATGAAGCCGTGTCGACGCGGCTGATGACGCCCGACGATGCGGTCGCGGCGGGTGCGCTCGCGCTGTTCGGCGAGAAATATGGCGACGAGGTTCGCGTGCTCAGCATGGGCAAGGCGACCGACACGCATTATTCGGTCGAGCTGTGCGGCGGGACGCACGTCCGCGCTCTGGGCGACATCGCCCTGTTCAAGATCGTCAGCGAAAGCGCGGTCTCTTCGGGCGTGCGGCGCATCGAGGCGCTGACCGGCGAAGCGGCGCGCCAGTGGCTGAACGGCCGCGACGAAGCTTTGAAGACGGCCGCCGCGGCGCTCAAGACGTCGCCCGACGATGTGCCGGCGCGCGTCGCGGCGCTCGCCGACGCGCTCAAGAAGGCCGAGCGCGAGCTGGCCGATGCGAAGAAAGCGCTGGCGATGGGGGGCGGTGGCGGCGCCGCGAACGGCGCGCCGGCGGTCGAGCAGGTGGGTGATACCGCGTTCCTCGCGCAAGTCGTCGACGGGCTGGACCCCAAGGAACTGCGCGGAACGGTCGACGGCCTCAAGAAACAGGTCGGCAGCGGCGTCGCGATGCTGGTCGCGGTCAACGACGGACGCGCTTCGGTCGCGGTCGGGGTGACCGACGACAAGACCGGCAGCCATAGCGCGGTCGACCTGGTCAAGGCGGCGGTCGCGGCGCTTGGCGGGCAGGGCGGCGGCGGGCGACCCGACATGGCGCAGGGCGGCGGCCCCGACGGCGGCGCGGCGAACGACGCCGTCGCGGCGGTCAAAGCCGCGCTCGCCTGA
- the secD gene encoding protein translocase subunit SecD, producing the protein MLDFPRWKTIGISIILLLGILFSIPSFLPTKTFESLPGFAQAKVNLGLDLAGGSHLLLEADIADLRKTQLTNMEKTVRTAMRGDSGPDDDIAIGELSTAGGKISFLVRDQAQLDEARERLFSETQGAGLTGQRDWNINVVDSQRIEMTPTSAGQSQAVANAMDTARDIIDKRVNALGTREPTIIREGDDRVVVQVPGLQDPAALKELIGKTARLEFRMVDTNADPAEAAAGRVPVGSEIVPYAEGEGNGAAFEVLRRQVMISGEQLINAQQSYDPQSNQPVVSIRFDSGGSSTFAKVTAQNVGKRFAMVLDGKVLSAPSINEPILGGSAQISGSFSVASANALAISLRSGALPVKMTVVEERTVSPELGQDSIEKGVLAGIIATVSVLTLMLVVYGRFGVYANLALIFNVFLIIAIMAAFNATLTLPGIAGFVLTVGAAVDANVLINERIREELKRGRRPFQAVELGYTEASRAIFDANVTNVIAAGLMFWFGSGPIKGFAVVLTIGIVTSVFTAVTVTRMFVAHWLRTNRPTTINI; encoded by the coding sequence ATGCTCGATTTCCCGCGCTGGAAGACCATCGGCATCAGCATCATCCTGCTGCTCGGTATTCTCTTCTCTATTCCCAGTTTCCTGCCCACCAAGACGTTCGAGAGCCTGCCGGGCTTTGCGCAGGCGAAGGTCAATCTGGGGCTGGACCTGGCCGGCGGCAGCCACTTGCTGCTCGAGGCCGACATCGCCGACCTGCGCAAGACGCAGCTCACCAACATGGAAAAGACGGTGCGCACCGCGATGCGCGGCGACAGCGGTCCCGACGACGATATCGCGATCGGCGAACTGTCGACGGCGGGCGGCAAGATCAGCTTCCTCGTCCGCGACCAGGCGCAGCTCGACGAAGCGCGCGAGCGACTGTTCAGCGAGACGCAGGGCGCGGGGCTGACCGGGCAGCGCGACTGGAACATCAATGTCGTCGATTCGCAGCGGATCGAGATGACCCCGACGAGCGCCGGACAGTCGCAGGCGGTCGCGAACGCGATGGATACCGCGCGCGACATCATCGACAAGCGCGTCAATGCCCTCGGTACGCGCGAACCGACGATCATCCGCGAAGGCGACGACCGCGTCGTCGTGCAGGTTCCGGGGCTTCAGGACCCCGCCGCGCTCAAGGAATTGATCGGCAAGACCGCGCGGCTCGAATTTCGCATGGTCGACACCAACGCCGACCCGGCCGAAGCCGCCGCGGGCCGCGTGCCGGTGGGCAGCGAGATCGTCCCCTATGCCGAGGGCGAGGGCAATGGCGCGGCTTTCGAAGTGCTCCGCCGCCAGGTGATGATCAGCGGCGAACAGCTGATCAACGCGCAGCAAAGCTATGACCCGCAGAGCAATCAGCCGGTCGTGTCGATCCGCTTCGATTCGGGCGGGTCGAGCACCTTTGCCAAGGTGACCGCGCAGAATGTCGGCAAACGATTCGCCATGGTGCTCGACGGCAAGGTGCTGTCGGCGCCGTCGATCAACGAGCCGATCCTGGGCGGCAGCGCGCAGATTTCGGGTAGCTTCAGCGTCGCGAGCGCCAATGCGCTGGCGATCTCGCTGCGTTCGGGCGCTTTGCCGGTGAAGATGACCGTGGTCGAGGAGCGCACCGTTTCGCCCGAGCTCGGTCAGGATTCGATCGAAAAGGGCGTGCTGGCGGGGATCATCGCGACGGTCTCCGTGCTGACGCTGATGCTCGTCGTCTATGGCCGTTTCGGCGTCTATGCGAACCTTGCGCTGATCTTCAACGTCTTCCTGATCATCGCGATCATGGCCGCGTTCAACGCGACGCTGACCCTTCCCGGCATCGCCGGCTTCGTGCTCACCGTCGGCGCGGCGGTCGACGCGAACGTGCTGATCAACGAGCGCATTCGCGAAGAACTGAAACGCGGGCGGCGGCCGTTCCAGGCGGTCGAGCTCGGCTATACCGAGGCAAGCCGCGCGATTTTCGACGCGAACGTCACCAATGTCATCGCCGCGGGGCTGATGTTCTGGTTCGGTTCGGGCCCGATCAAGGGCTTTGCGGTGGTGCTGACCATCGGCATCGTCACCAGCGTCTTCACCGCCGTCACCGTCACGCGCATGTTCGTCGCCCACTGGCTGCGAACCAATCGCCCGACGACGATCAATATCTAA
- a CDS encoding NADPH:quinone oxidoreductase family protein — MRALQVRELRAGHGGAGLADLPVPVPGSGEVRVRVRAAAVNFPDLLMTSGGYQLKPGLPFVSGLEFAGEVDAVGEGVAGWTAGDKVVGGNRFGAMAEYAVVPASALRAKPDGLSWDEAAAYPVAYLTAHVALVRCARIEPGEWLLVHGAAGGVGLATVDLAKALGARVIAAAGSAEKRDAIARLYAPDAVIAAEPGFREAVKTLTGGKGADVIFDPVGGDIFDESTRCIGFGGRLLVVGFASGRIPEVSVNMPLIKGFSVVGVRAGEYGRRFPERGAENVAAIDALAAAGRIRPHVHASLDLADWREGFAMLERREVVGKVVLRP; from the coding sequence ATGCGGGCGTTGCAGGTGCGTGAATTGCGCGCCGGTCATGGCGGTGCGGGGCTGGCCGATCTGCCGGTGCCGGTCCCGGGTTCCGGCGAAGTGCGCGTGCGCGTGCGTGCGGCGGCGGTGAATTTCCCCGACCTTCTGATGACGTCCGGCGGATATCAGCTGAAACCGGGGCTTCCTTTCGTGTCGGGGCTGGAGTTCGCCGGAGAGGTCGACGCGGTGGGTGAGGGGGTGGCGGGCTGGACGGCGGGCGACAAGGTCGTCGGCGGGAATCGCTTTGGCGCGATGGCGGAATATGCCGTCGTTCCCGCGAGCGCGCTGCGAGCGAAACCCGACGGCCTGAGCTGGGACGAGGCCGCCGCCTATCCGGTCGCCTATCTGACCGCCCATGTCGCGCTCGTCCGCTGTGCGCGAATCGAACCCGGCGAGTGGCTGCTCGTCCATGGTGCGGCGGGCGGCGTCGGGCTGGCGACGGTCGATCTGGCAAAGGCGCTGGGCGCGCGCGTGATCGCGGCGGCGGGCAGCGCCGAAAAGCGCGATGCGATCGCGCGGCTCTATGCGCCCGACGCGGTGATTGCGGCCGAGCCGGGCTTTCGCGAGGCGGTGAAGACGCTGACCGGCGGCAAGGGCGCCGATGTGATCTTCGATCCCGTCGGCGGCGATATATTCGACGAATCGACACGCTGTATCGGTTTCGGCGGACGCCTGCTCGTCGTCGGCTTTGCCTCGGGCCGGATACCCGAAGTGTCGGTGAACATGCCGCTGATCAAGGGATTCTCGGTCGTCGGGGTGCGCGCGGGCGAATATGGCCGCCGCTTTCCCGAACGAGGCGCGGAGAATGTCGCCGCGATCGATGCGCTGGCCGCCGCGGGCAGGATCCGGCCGCACGTCCATGCCTCGCTCGACCTTGCCGACTGGCGCGAAGGCTTTGCGATGCTCGAGCGCCGCGAGGTGGTGGGGAAGGTCGTGCTGCGGCCGTGA
- the secF gene encoding protein translocase subunit SecF: protein MRLLKLVPDDTNYDFLKWRKFASFMSFFLVVISIALVAVKGLNLGIDFVGGQSVRVEFTQTMPPIEDIREAVGEIGVGEATIQQFGSDRAVSIRTALPDGDKAAAERAGQQLVAGIKKAFPTAKTGSVETVSGKVSEELLRTGAISLALAMLGISIYIWIRFEWQFGVGALGRLFHEVALTFGFFAVTQIQFDLNSVAALLTIVGYSLNDTIVVYDRIRENLKKYRKMDIVPLLNLSINETLARTVMTSVSILLALGVLLVMGPDVIFGFTAAMLFGVFVGTYSSILMSTPVLVWLKVGPHSFVPRVSAATEGGERVERKDDGAVV, encoded by the coding sequence ATGCGCCTGCTCAAACTCGTCCCCGACGACACCAATTATGATTTCCTGAAGTGGCGCAAGTTCGCCTCTTTCATGAGCTTTTTCCTGGTCGTGATTTCGATCGCGCTGGTCGCGGTAAAGGGGCTGAACCTCGGCATCGACTTCGTCGGCGGCCAGTCGGTTCGCGTCGAATTCACCCAAACGATGCCGCCGATCGAGGATATCCGCGAAGCCGTGGGCGAGATCGGCGTCGGCGAGGCGACGATCCAGCAATTCGGGTCGGACCGTGCGGTGTCGATCCGCACGGCGCTTCCCGATGGCGACAAGGCCGCCGCCGAGCGTGCGGGGCAGCAGCTTGTGGCGGGCATCAAAAAGGCTTTTCCGACCGCGAAGACCGGATCGGTCGAAACCGTGTCGGGCAAAGTGTCCGAAGAGCTGCTGCGCACCGGCGCGATCAGCCTCGCGCTCGCGATGCTCGGCATCTCGATCTATATCTGGATCCGCTTCGAATGGCAGTTCGGCGTCGGCGCGCTCGGCCGCCTGTTCCACGAAGTCGCGCTGACCTTCGGCTTTTTCGCGGTGACGCAGATCCAGTTCGACCTCAACAGCGTCGCGGCGCTGCTGACGATTGTCGGTTATTCGCTCAACGACACGATCGTGGTTTATGACCGCATTCGCGAGAATCTGAAAAAATATCGCAAGATGGACATTGTCCCGCTGCTCAACCTCAGCATCAACGAGACGCTGGCGCGGACCGTGATGACCAGCGTGTCGATCCTGCTCGCGCTCGGCGTGCTGCTGGTGATGGGCCCCGACGTCATTTTCGGCTTTACCGCCGCGATGCTGTTCGGCGTGTTCGTCGGCACCTATTCGTCGATCCTGATGTCGACCCCGGTTCTCGTGTGGCTGAAGGTCGGCCCGCACAGTTTCGTGCCGCGCGTCTCGGCCGCGACCGAGGGCGGCGAACGGGTCGAGCGCAAGGACGACGGCGCGGTCGTCTGA
- a CDS encoding glycosyltransferase codes for MPPLRVLSIATLFPDAARPNFGLFVEKSLRALAAEPGIDLTIVAPVGLPPFPLSLHRRYRALRDLPPAEQRNGLTVLRPRFTLIPRYGARFNPAAVARAVLTAVHDRPFDVVDAQFFYPDGPAAMRVADALGLPFSVKARGADISHFGHDPATRSQVIEAGAKAAGLLAVSDAMRCDMAAIGIDPAKVAVHYTGIDTARFHPGDRAAARAALGMGGAPAILTVGALIARKGQALVIDALPALPGIHYWIAGAGEEEARYRARARDLGVEPRVHFLGSVANADLPQLYRAADVVVMPSVSEGLANAWVEALACGTPIVISDAGGAAELVTSPVAGRIVARTPEAIADAVRAVIADPPAPSGVAASLGGRFDWDRNGRELADHLRRCAGR; via the coding sequence ATGCCCCCCCTCCGCGTCCTCAGCATCGCAACCCTCTTCCCCGACGCCGCGCGCCCCAACTTCGGCCTGTTCGTCGAGAAGAGCCTTCGCGCGCTCGCCGCAGAGCCCGGGATCGACCTCACGATCGTCGCCCCGGTCGGCCTGCCCCCCTTTCCGCTGTCGCTTCACCGGCGCTACCGCGCGCTTCGCGATCTGCCGCCGGCCGAGCAACGGAACGGCCTCACCGTCCTGCGCCCGCGCTTCACCTTGATCCCGCGCTACGGCGCGCGCTTCAACCCGGCAGCGGTCGCGCGCGCTGTCCTTACCGCCGTGCACGATCGCCCGTTCGACGTCGTCGACGCGCAATTCTTCTATCCCGACGGCCCCGCGGCGATGCGCGTCGCCGATGCCCTCGGCCTCCCCTTTTCGGTCAAGGCCCGCGGCGCCGACATCAGCCATTTCGGCCATGATCCCGCGACACGGTCGCAAGTGATCGAAGCCGGCGCGAAAGCCGCGGGCCTGCTTGCCGTCTCCGACGCGATGCGCTGCGATATGGCCGCCATCGGCATCGATCCGGCCAAGGTCGCCGTCCATTATACGGGGATCGACACCGCACGCTTTCACCCCGGCGACCGCGCTGCGGCGCGCGCCGCGCTCGGCATGGGGGGCGCCCCCGCGATCCTGACGGTCGGCGCGCTCATCGCGCGCAAGGGACAGGCGCTGGTGATCGACGCCCTGCCCGCGCTGCCGGGCATCCATTACTGGATCGCCGGGGCCGGCGAAGAGGAAGCCCGCTACCGCGCGCGCGCGCGCGACCTCGGCGTCGAACCCCGCGTCCATTTTCTGGGTTCCGTCGCCAACGCCGACCTGCCGCAACTCTATCGCGCGGCCGACGTCGTCGTTATGCCTTCGGTCAGTGAAGGCCTCGCCAATGCGTGGGTCGAGGCGCTCGCCTGCGGCACGCCGATCGTGATCAGCGACGCGGGCGGTGCCGCCGAACTCGTCACCTCGCCCGTAGCGGGCCGCATCGTCGCCCGCACGCCCGAAGCGATCGCCGACGCGGTGCGAGCCGTAATCGCGGATCCTCCCGCGCCGTCCGGCGTGGCGGCCAGCCTCGGCGGACGCTTCGACTGGGATCGCAACGGACGCGAACTCGCCGACCATCTGCGGCGCTGCGCGGGGCGCTAG
- the yajC gene encoding preprotein translocase subunit YajC: MSTQLLLTQAAGSGGGAAGFLMLVPYLLIFAVFWFFLIRPQQVRAKEHRAKVAAVKPRDQVVTGGGIVGKITRVDDDFVDVEIAQGVKIKVVKSTLADVLQPGGKPAND; encoded by the coding sequence ATGTCGACGCAATTGCTTCTGACCCAGGCGGCCGGATCGGGCGGCGGGGCTGCCGGTTTCCTGATGCTGGTCCCCTATCTGCTGATCTTTGCGGTGTTCTGGTTCTTCCTGATCCGCCCGCAGCAGGTGCGCGCGAAGGAACATCGCGCCAAGGTCGCGGCGGTGAAGCCGCGAGATCAGGTGGTGACCGGCGGCGGCATCGTCGGCAAGATCACGCGCGTCGATGATGATTTCGTCGATGTCGAAATCGCACAGGGCGTCAAGATCAAGGTCGTGAAGTCGACCCTCGCCGACGTTCTGCAGCCCGGTGGCAAGCCCGCCAACGACTGA
- a CDS encoding sulfite exporter TauE/SafE family protein: protein MQAGLLIVAAAFLTSILSGIFGMAGGLLFMGVLAWMLPATTALALHGVIQFASNVWRATWHRAHVAWPVLAWFGIGAAAAIGFFSLLVLTPTKFYVFLGLGLLPILVWLPERWLALDATNRWHAIGGGFVSTGLALVSGVSGPVTDLLFIHSKLNRHQVVATKAVMQAIGHASKIFVYGALLLGAQARDIVPLSVTVIAVLASMAGIMVGAAILDRISEAHFRASRRWLVTIIGATFLVQAIRIAAG, encoded by the coding sequence ATGCAGGCAGGCCTTTTGATCGTTGCCGCCGCATTCCTTACTTCCATCCTCTCGGGCATTTTCGGCATGGCGGGCGGGCTCCTATTCATGGGGGTGCTCGCATGGATGCTGCCCGCGACCACCGCGCTCGCGCTCCATGGCGTCATCCAGTTCGCGTCGAATGTCTGGCGCGCCACATGGCACCGCGCACACGTCGCCTGGCCCGTCCTCGCATGGTTCGGGATCGGCGCAGCGGCGGCTATCGGCTTCTTCTCGCTGCTGGTCCTCACCCCAACCAAATTCTACGTCTTTCTTGGCCTCGGCCTGCTGCCGATCCTCGTCTGGCTGCCCGAACGCTGGCTGGCGCTCGACGCGACCAATCGCTGGCACGCGATCGGCGGCGGCTTCGTCTCGACCGGTCTTGCGCTCGTTTCGGGTGTTTCGGGCCCGGTGACCGACCTGCTCTTCATCCATAGCAAGCTGAACCGGCATCAGGTTGTGGCAACCAAGGCGGTGATGCAGGCGATCGGCCACGCGTCGAAAATTTTCGTCTACGGCGCGCTGCTGCTCGGCGCCCAGGCGCGCGACATCGTCCCTCTGAGCGTCACCGTGATCGCGGTGCTCGCGTCGATGGCGGGCATCATGGTCGGCGCCGCGATCCTCGACCGCATCAGCGAGGCGCATTTCCGCGCGAGCCGCCGCTGGCTCGTCACGATCATCGGCGCGACCTTCCTTGTCCAGGCGATCCGGATCGCCGCCGGCTGA